In Mustela lutreola isolate mMusLut2 chromosome 1, mMusLut2.pri, whole genome shotgun sequence, one genomic interval encodes:
- the LOC131822622 gene encoding olfactory receptor 1052-like, which produces MTDVNFTLVTEFILLGLTDRAELKVVLFVLFLLIYIISLVGNLGMLFLIQITPKLQTPMYHFLSCLSFVDACYSSVFAPKMLLNFFVERETISFSACIVQYFLFVSLLTTEGFLLAAMAYDRYMAIVNPLLYTVAMTKFVCIALVIGSCVGGLINSLTHTVGLVKLSFCGPNIISHFFCDLPPLLKLSCSDTSMNELLLLIFSGVIAMITFLIVMISYVFIVAAILRIRSAAGRRKAFSTCASHFTAVTIFYGSISFSYIQPSSQYSLEQEKVVSVFYTLVIPMLNPVIYSLRNKEVKEAVKRAIEMKYFPC; this is translated from the coding sequence atgacTGATGTTAATTTTACATTGGTTACGGAATTTATCCTTTTGGGACTGACAGATCGTGCTGAACTGAAAGTggtcctctttgttttgttcctgctGATCTATATCATTTCTTTGGTGGGGAATCTAGGAATGCTCTTTCTAATCCAAATAACCCCCAAACTCCAGACACCCATGTATCATTTCCTTAGCTGTCTGTCATTCGTTGACGCCTGCTATTCGTCAGTCTTTGCACCCAAAATGCTACTGAACTTTTTTGTTGAACGGGAGACGATCTCTTTCTCAGCGTGCATCgtgcaatattttttatttgtgtcaCTCCTTACCACCGAGGGCTTCCTGCTGGCGGCCATGGCTTACGACCGCTACATGGCCATCGTGAACCCGTTACTTTACACAGTGGCTATGACTAAATTCGTCTGCATTGCCCTGGTCATTGGGTCATGTGTAGGAGGCTTAATCAACTCATTGACACACACAGTTGGTTTGGTGAAATTGTCTTTCTGTGGGCCAAATATCATCAGTCACTTCTTCTGTGACCTTCCCCCACTATTAAAGTTGTCATGTTCTGACACATCCATGAATGAATTGTTGCTTTTAATCTTCTCTGGAGTTATTGCTATGATCACTTTCTTGATTGTGATGATCTCCTATGTCTTCATTGTTGCTGCTATCCTGAGGATCCGCTCAGCAGCAGGCAGACGGAAAGCCTTCTCCACCTGTGCGTCACATTTCACGGCGGTGACTATATTCTATGGCTCCATAAGCTTTAGTTACATCCAGCCAAGTTCCCAGTATTCCCTAGAACAAGAAAAGGTGGTATCTGTGTTTTATACCCTGGTGATTCCTATGTTAAACCCGGTGATTTACAGCTTGAGGAACAAGGAAGTGAAAGAGGCTGTGAAAAGAGCtatagaaatgaaatattttccttgttAA
- the LOC131822623 gene encoding olfactory receptor 1052-like: MANRNVSVVTEFILLGLTDNPDLNIVLFLLFLSIYLATVVGNVCIVTVIWASAQLHLPKYFFLCHLAFLDFCYASVFIPRMLVSYTTGWKVISYHGCLLQYSFFSMFLTTECFLLAAMAYDRYVAICRPLHYKGLMTRTFCVHLVTASYLVGSASSLTHLSGLLSLSFCGPNVINHYFCDIPLLFQLSCSDTQYSKILFTILSGTTSVTTFLIVVSSYLGILLTVLKLHSTRSRYKAFSTCASHLMVVTLFYGTVIFTYLGSSSNYPQDRAKILSVFYTLLLPILNFLIYSVRNTEAKEAMKRIILRRILAQ, translated from the coding sequence atggccaacagaaatGTCAGTGTGGTAACGGAATTCATTCTCCTGGGGCTGACTGATAACCCTGATTTGAATATTGTCCTTTTCCTGCTATTTCTCTCAATCTACCTCGCCACTGTGGTGGGCAATGTTTGCATTGTCACAGTCATCTGGGCTAGTGCCCAGCTCCATTTGCCCAAGTACTTTTTCCTTTGTCACTTGGCTTTCTTGGATTTCTGCTATGCCTCAGTCTTTATTCCTAGAATGTTGGTGAGCTACACAACAGGATGGAAAGTCATCTCCTATCACGGTTGCCTCCTTCAGTATTCCTTCTTCAGCATGTTCCTGACCACCGAATGCTTCCTCCTGGCGGCCATGGCCTATGATCGCTATGTTGCCATTTGCCGCCCACTTCATTACAAAGGCCTCATGACCCGCACGTTCTGCGTCCACCTGGTGACTGCTTCCTACCTGGTAGGTTCCGCCAGCTCACTTACCCACCTGAGTGGCTTGCTCAGCCTGTCTTTCTGTGGGCCCAACGTCATCAATCATTATTTCTGTGATATCCCACTGCTCTTTCAACTGTCCTGTTCAGACACCCAGTacagcaagattttatttactatccTCTCTGGCACGACATCAGTGACTACCTTTCTGATAGTGGTTAGTTCCTATCTGGGAATCCTCCTCACTGTCCTGAAGTTACACTCCACAAGGAGCAGGTATAAGGCATTCTCCACATGTGCATCTCATCTAATGGTAGTGACTCTCTTCTATGGAACAGTGATATTTACTTATCTGGGCAGCAGCTCTAACTACCCACAGGATAGAGCCAAAATCCTGTCCGTGTTTTATACTCTTTTGTTGCCAATCCTAAATTTTCTGATATACAGTGTGAGAAACACAGAGGCCAAAGAAGCaatgaaaagaattattttgagaagaatattGGCTCAATGA